In Salinigranum marinum, one DNA window encodes the following:
- a CDS encoding phytoene desaturase family protein, with amino-acid sequence MQAAFDDDTRVTVVGGGFGGLSAAAYLARAGADVRLLERHDRLGGHAGMLERDGFRFDTGPSWYLMPDVFERFFGHFGREPSDYYRLERLDPQYRVFWKDGDRVTVQPRRRNVHDLFESYEAGAGDALSEYLSRAERDYELAMDRVVYEDRDRLRDYVDTDLLPMATRARLFGTMDDYVSRYVEHPKLRQLLEYTLVFLGGAPHNTPALYSIMNHVDLTLNVFYPEGGIAGVVDALGDLAREQGAEIRTGVEVQSIRGERRSFELETEAGVERADLIVSNANPAYTERELLSSAAREHDPSAWDDRTYAPSAFMLYLGVEGDVDPLAHHSLVLPVDWDGHFERIFDRPEWPDDPAYYLSVASKTDETVAPDGHQSVVVLVPIAPGLDDGPERRETYREFVLSDLAEQTGVDLRDRIVVKESACVSEFAERYGDPQGTALGLAHTLSQTGPFRPGRRDGPDGLYYAGAYTTPGIGMPMCLVSGERTARAVVEDMPNARLAD; translated from the coding sequence ATGCAAGCGGCCTTTGATGACGACACGCGGGTCACGGTCGTCGGCGGCGGGTTCGGCGGACTGTCGGCGGCAGCGTATCTGGCCCGCGCCGGGGCCGACGTTCGACTGCTCGAGCGGCACGACCGACTCGGCGGGCACGCGGGTATGCTCGAACGCGATGGGTTCCGGTTCGATACCGGGCCATCGTGGTATCTGATGCCGGACGTGTTCGAGCGGTTCTTCGGCCACTTCGGCCGCGAGCCGAGCGACTACTACCGCCTCGAACGGCTCGACCCGCAGTACCGGGTGTTCTGGAAGGACGGCGACCGGGTGACCGTCCAGCCCCGCCGGCGGAACGTCCACGACCTGTTCGAGTCGTACGAGGCGGGGGCCGGCGACGCCCTCTCGGAGTACCTCTCGCGGGCCGAACGCGACTACGAACTCGCGATGGATCGGGTGGTGTACGAGGACCGTGACCGCCTCCGTGACTACGTCGACACCGACCTGTTGCCGATGGCCACCCGCGCCCGCCTGTTCGGCACCATGGACGACTACGTCTCGCGGTACGTCGAGCACCCGAAGCTCCGGCAACTGCTCGAGTACACCCTCGTCTTCCTCGGCGGTGCGCCGCACAACACGCCGGCGCTGTACAGCATCATGAACCACGTCGACCTGACCCTGAACGTGTTCTACCCCGAGGGTGGCATCGCGGGCGTCGTCGACGCGCTCGGCGACCTCGCGCGCGAGCAGGGCGCGGAGATACGGACGGGTGTCGAGGTGCAGTCCATCCGTGGCGAGCGCAGGTCGTTCGAACTCGAGACGGAGGCGGGCGTCGAACGCGCCGACCTGATCGTCAGCAACGCCAACCCGGCCTACACCGAGCGCGAACTCCTCTCGTCCGCGGCGCGCGAACACGACCCGAGCGCATGGGACGACCGGACGTACGCGCCCTCGGCGTTCATGCTCTACCTCGGCGTCGAGGGCGACGTCGACCCCCTCGCGCACCACTCACTCGTGCTCCCGGTCGACTGGGACGGCCACTTCGAGCGCATATTCGACCGCCCGGAGTGGCCTGACGACCCCGCGTACTACCTCTCGGTCGCCTCGAAGACCGACGAGACCGTCGCCCCCGACGGCCACCAATCGGTAGTCGTCCTCGTGCCCATCGCCCCCGGCCTCGACGATGGCCCGGAGCGACGCGAAACGTATCGGGAGTTCGTCCTCTCCGACCTCGCCGAGCAGACGGGCGTCGATCTCCGTGACCGCATCGTGGTCAAGGAGTCCGCCTGTGTCAGCGAGTTCGCCGAGCGCTACGGCGACCCACAGGGAACGGCGCTCGGCCTCGCGCACACGCTCTCGCAGACCGGCCCGTTCCGTCCCGGTCGCCGGGACGGCCCCGACGGTCTCTACTACGCCGGCGCGTACACGACCCCCGGTATCGGGATGCCGATGTGTCTCGTCAGCGGCGAGCGCACCGCCCGGGCCGTCGTCGAGGACATGCCCAACGCTCGACTGGCCGACTGA
- a CDS encoding Brp/Blh family beta-carotene 15,15'-dioxygenase — protein MHTPGLGSVRRWHRRADTHPSLALSRVALLALAVGFGLAGAAGVTVPLKAQMVVYLVGMVALNLPHGGYEHFENLRRRRLTVRWRYVVAYLGGIAAFVGLFLVAPVAGLGLALAVAMAKGGIGGLHVMEATTGTDHLRTRLQRTLAVAVRGGAVMLVPIVFWPETFHAFSVLMIGLVDPGGLAPYARYFELTRSLVAGGYGLALFAHVGLGLLRGGGRSWLIDAGESLLLTAFFALVPVLVAVGLYFPFWYSARQVARTRTVDEFDGGDDGWDLLGGEKASTVALRAWLVLVAGALATFSVLAVVYWAFPNPLAGSSLLPGAVAFWSVFISIVALPHVVVGSVLDRERGIWYVP, from the coding sequence ATGCACACGCCAGGCCTCGGTTCCGTCCGACGGTGGCACCGGCGCGCCGACACGCACCCGTCCCTCGCGCTGTCGAGGGTGGCCCTGCTCGCGCTCGCAGTCGGCTTCGGCCTCGCGGGTGCCGCGGGGGTCACCGTCCCGCTGAAGGCGCAGATGGTCGTCTACCTCGTCGGAATGGTGGCGCTCAACCTTCCGCACGGCGGCTACGAACACTTCGAGAACCTCCGGCGGCGTCGGCTGACGGTCCGCTGGCGGTACGTCGTCGCCTACCTCGGCGGTATCGCGGCGTTCGTCGGCCTGTTTCTCGTCGCACCCGTCGCCGGCCTCGGACTCGCACTCGCCGTGGCGATGGCGAAAGGCGGCATCGGCGGCCTCCACGTCATGGAGGCGACGACGGGGACCGACCACCTCCGGACACGACTCCAGCGGACGCTTGCGGTCGCGGTGCGGGGTGGCGCGGTGATGCTCGTCCCCATCGTCTTCTGGCCGGAGACGTTCCACGCCTTCAGCGTGCTGATGATTGGCCTCGTCGACCCCGGCGGTCTCGCGCCATACGCGCGGTACTTCGAGTTGACCCGTTCGCTCGTCGCTGGCGGGTACGGACTCGCGCTCTTCGCGCACGTCGGCCTCGGTCTCCTCCGAGGCGGCGGCCGGTCGTGGCTCATCGACGCCGGTGAGTCCCTCCTCCTGACCGCGTTCTTCGCGCTCGTGCCCGTCCTCGTCGCGGTCGGGCTTTACTTCCCGTTCTGGTACTCGGCGCGACAGGTGGCTCGGACGCGGACGGTCGACGAGTTCGACGGGGGCGACGATGGCTGGGACCTCCTCGGCGGCGAGAAGGCTTCGACCGTCGCGCTCCGGGCGTGGCTGGTCCTCGTCGCGGGCGCGCTGGCCACGTTCTCGGTGCTGGCCGTTGTGTACTGGGCGTTCCCGAACCCACTGGCCGGGTCGTCGCTCCTCCCCGGTGCCGTCGCGTTCTGGAGCGTCTTCATCAGCATCGTCGCCCTGCCACACGTCGTCGTGGGGTCGGTGCTCGACAGAGAGCGCGGCATCTGGTACGTGCCCTGA
- the metX gene encoding homoserine O-acetyltransferase MetX, protein MTTRDRTSVGRFEFQCGDVVDDLTVAYETYGDFSGSNAVLVCHALTGSQHVSGRHTAGTAGQARAWWDDIVGPGKAVDTKEYYVVCANVPGSCYGTDGPPSGGPDGEPWGTDFPPVTVRDWTRAQRALLDELGVGRLHAVVGGSVGGMNVLDWAVAYPDDVERIVPVAAAGRLDAQCLALDAIARRAITTDPNWNGGDYYGGEPPRDGLALARQIGHVMYLSKDSMAQKFDRRSAGRDAIRDTFPTDPAAAFFPYRDVESYLDYQAEKFTERFDANSYLYLTRAMDDYDLSEGYESDAAAVAAFEGEALLLSFTGDWHFTVEQSEDVAAAFRSADVPVAHHVVESDHGHDAFLVEPEKVGPPVRDFLNEGVDGTAIHDTVPEEEDTGGNYAPVHNSLFSG, encoded by the coding sequence GTGACCACCCGCGACCGCACCTCGGTCGGCCGATTCGAGTTCCAGTGCGGCGACGTCGTCGACGACCTCACGGTCGCCTACGAGACGTACGGGGATTTTTCCGGCTCGAACGCCGTGCTCGTCTGTCACGCGCTCACCGGGAGCCAGCACGTCTCCGGCCGCCACACCGCGGGGACCGCGGGCCAGGCCCGCGCGTGGTGGGACGACATCGTCGGCCCCGGCAAGGCCGTCGACACGAAGGAGTACTACGTGGTGTGTGCGAACGTCCCCGGCTCCTGCTACGGGACCGACGGCCCACCGAGCGGGGGCCCCGACGGCGAGCCGTGGGGCACCGATTTCCCCCCCGTGACCGTCAGGGATTGGACGCGAGCCCAGCGCGCGCTGCTGGACGAACTCGGCGTCGGCCGCCTGCACGCGGTCGTCGGGGGGTCGGTCGGCGGCATGAACGTCCTCGACTGGGCCGTGGCGTATCCCGACGACGTCGAGCGGATCGTCCCCGTCGCGGCCGCGGGGCGGCTCGACGCGCAGTGTCTCGCGCTCGATGCCATCGCGCGGCGGGCCATCACGACCGATCCGAACTGGAACGGCGGCGACTACTACGGGGGAGAACCCCCGCGGGATGGGCTCGCGCTCGCCCGACAGATCGGCCACGTGATGTATCTCTCGAAGGACTCCATGGCCCAGAAGTTCGATCGCCGGTCGGCGGGCAGGGACGCGATCCGCGACACGTTCCCCACCGACCCCGCCGCGGCCTTTTTTCCATACAGAGACGTCGAGTCGTACCTCGACTACCAGGCCGAGAAGTTCACCGAGCGGTTCGACGCGAACTCGTACCTCTACCTGACGCGCGCGATGGACGACTACGACCTCTCCGAGGGGTACGAGTCCGACGCCGCCGCCGTCGCCGCCTTCGAGGGCGAGGCGCTCTTGCTCTCGTTTACTGGCGACTGGCACTTCACCGTCGAACAGAGCGAGGACGTGGCGGCGGCGTTCCGCTCGGCAGACGTACCGGTCGCTCACCACGTCGTCGAGTCTGATCACGGCCACGACGCCTTCCTGGTGGAACCCGAGAAGGTCGGCCCGCCGGTTCGGGATTTCCTGAACGAGGGCGTCGACGGGACCGCGATCCACGACACCGTACCCGAAGAAGAAGACACCGGCGGGAACTACGCGCCCGTCCACAACTCGCTGTTCTCGGGATAA
- a CDS encoding O-acetylhomoserine aminocarboxypropyltransferase/cysteine synthase family protein — MTRGFHTRSLHAGQDPDPATGARAPPIYQTTSYVFDDADHAADLYALDAEGYVYSRIANPTTRVLERRLAALEGGSDAVATSAGMAALDSATSVLAESGDNVVASADMYGGTATYLSKMASRRGIETRVVDTLDVRAYEEAIDDGTAYVHVETVANPSLRTPDFEAVADVAHDHETPLVVDNTFATPYLCRPIEHGADVVWESTTKWLHGSGTTVGGVLVDGGTFPWGATDKYPELSGENPAFGIDFSDRFGDRALAACARQRAVRSLGNQQSPFDAWITLQGIETLPLRMERHCENAAQVADFLTTCPEVAWVSYPGLESHETHELASKYLDGGYGGMVTFGLEGGFEAAKTLCESVDLASFLANIGDAKTLIIHPASTTHAQLSADEQRAAGVAPDMLRLSVGIEDAEDIVADLEWGIDRAVTAT; from the coding sequence ATGACCCGTGGCTTCCACACCCGGAGCCTCCACGCCGGCCAGGATCCGGACCCGGCGACGGGTGCCCGCGCACCACCGATCTACCAGACCACCTCGTACGTCTTCGACGACGCCGACCACGCGGCCGACCTGTACGCGCTCGACGCGGAGGGATACGTCTACTCGCGCATCGCGAACCCGACGACGCGCGTCCTCGAACGCCGACTGGCCGCGCTCGAAGGCGGGAGCGACGCCGTCGCGACTTCGGCGGGAATGGCCGCGCTCGACTCGGCGACGAGCGTCCTCGCCGAGAGCGGTGACAACGTCGTCGCCTCCGCCGACATGTACGGCGGCACCGCCACGTACCTCTCGAAGATGGCCTCGCGGAGAGGGATCGAGACCCGCGTCGTCGACACGCTCGACGTCCGGGCGTACGAGGAAGCGATCGACGACGGCACCGCGTACGTCCACGTCGAGACGGTCGCAAACCCCTCGCTCCGGACGCCCGACTTCGAGGCCGTCGCCGACGTCGCCCACGACCACGAGACGCCGCTCGTCGTCGACAACACGTTCGCCACCCCCTATCTGTGCCGGCCGATCGAACACGGCGCGGACGTCGTCTGGGAGTCGACGACCAAGTGGCTCCACGGATCGGGCACGACCGTGGGAGGCGTCCTCGTCGACGGCGGCACGTTCCCGTGGGGGGCCACCGACAAATACCCCGAGCTCTCCGGGGAGAACCCCGCCTTCGGCATCGACTTCTCCGACCGGTTCGGCGACCGCGCGCTCGCCGCGTGTGCCCGCCAGCGCGCCGTCCGCTCGCTGGGGAACCAGCAGTCGCCGTTCGACGCCTGGATCACGCTGCAGGGAATCGAGACCCTCCCGCTGCGGATGGAACGGCACTGCGAGAACGCGGCGCAGGTCGCCGACTTCTTGACCACGTGCCCGGAGGTCGCGTGGGTGTCGTACCCCGGCCTGGAGAGCCACGAGACGCACGAACTGGCCTCGAAGTATCTCGACGGCGGCTACGGCGGGATGGTCACCTTCGGACTAGAGGGCGGGTTCGAGGCGGCCAAGACCCTCTGTGAGTCGGTCGATCTCGCGTCGTTCCTCGCGAACATCGGCGACGCGAAGACCCTGATCATCCACCCCGCGTCGACGACGCACGCCCAGTTGAGCGCCGACGAACAGCGCGCCGCGGGCGTCGCGCCCGACATGCTCCGGCTCTCGGTCGGCATCGAAGACGCCGAGGACATCGTCGCGGATCTCGAATGGGGGATCGACCGGGCGGTGACGGCCACGTGA
- a CDS encoding DsrE/DsrF/DrsH-like family protein produces the protein MSTDTPPQADDTTNADLRARIDELEGELAELKTAVEEGPKKMVIIATKGTLDMAYPPLILASTAAAFGYDVTVFHTFWGLEILHEEHASKLKLSSVGNPNTPMPNAIAALPGMDEVTSRMMRKRIADNDVATVEELVQLSLDSGVDLQACQMTIDLLDYDEDDFFSGVTVGVGAATAFQEMVEADIQLLV, from the coding sequence ATGAGCACTGACACACCACCACAGGCGGACGACACCACGAACGCCGACCTTCGGGCGCGGATCGACGAGCTCGAAGGGGAGCTCGCGGAGCTCAAGACCGCGGTCGAAGAGGGCCCCAAGAAGATGGTCATCATCGCGACGAAAGGGACGCTCGACATGGCGTACCCGCCGCTCATCCTCGCGTCGACCGCGGCGGCGTTCGGCTACGACGTCACCGTCTTCCACACGTTCTGGGGGCTGGAGATCCTCCACGAAGAGCACGCCTCGAAGCTGAAGCTGAGTTCGGTCGGCAACCCCAACACCCCGATGCCGAACGCCATCGCGGCGCTCCCGGGGATGGACGAGGTGACGTCGCGGATGATGCGCAAGCGCATCGCCGACAACGACGTCGCCACCGTCGAGGAACTCGTCCAGCTGTCGCTCGACAGCGGCGTCGACCTGCAGGCGTGTCAGATGACCATCGACCTCCTCGACTACGACGAGGACGACTTCTTTAGCGGCGTCACCGTCGGCGTCGGCGCGGCCACCGCCTTCCAGGAGATGGTCGAAGCCGACATCCAACTGCTGGTCTGA
- a CDS encoding sulfurtransferase TusA family protein yields MSSNIDVTETLDVTGQNCPMPVIKTKQAADELAAGDVLEVVATDSGSMSDIAGWAGSTDGVELVDQVEGDGVYTHYVRKTE; encoded by the coding sequence ATGAGCTCGAACATCGACGTGACCGAGACGCTCGACGTGACGGGACAGAACTGCCCGATGCCGGTGATCAAGACGAAACAGGCGGCGGACGAACTGGCCGCCGGCGACGTCCTCGAAGTGGTCGCGACCGACTCCGGGAGCATGAGCGACATCGCCGGGTGGGCCGGCTCGACCGACGGCGTCGAACTCGTCGACCAAGTCGAAGGCGACGGCGTCTACACGCACTACGTCCGCAAGACGGAGTGA
- a CDS encoding YeeE/YedE family protein yields MNGLALQLAAELFPRGVTQYLVGGVMVAAGIAVIYLGTAIIPGNSTFLETTLSYVSNLSRLNQPRFVASRDWRVVFALSIVAGAAVWGLLLDPGVFTTQVQPWRLFGGGILVGIGTRIGKGCTAGHGVCGLGSASRTSLVNVVLFVGVAIVTAAVVAALGVTP; encoded by the coding sequence ATGAACGGGCTCGCCCTCCAGTTGGCGGCCGAACTGTTCCCCCGTGGCGTAACCCAGTACCTCGTCGGCGGGGTCATGGTCGCGGCGGGGATCGCGGTCATCTACCTCGGGACCGCCATCATCCCGGGCAACAGCACGTTCCTCGAGACGACGCTCTCGTACGTCTCGAACCTCTCCCGGCTGAACCAGCCCCGGTTCGTCGCCTCCCGCGACTGGCGCGTCGTCTTCGCGCTCAGCATCGTCGCGGGCGCGGCCGTGTGGGGGCTGCTCCTCGATCCCGGCGTCTTCACGACCCAGGTCCAGCCGTGGCGGCTGTTCGGCGGGGGCATCCTCGTCGGGATCGGCACGCGCATCGGGAAGGGCTGTACCGCCGGGCACGGCGTCTGCGGGCTCGGATCGGCCTCCCGCACGTCGCTCGTGAACGTCGTGCTGTTCGTCGGCGTCGCGATCGTCACCGCAGCGGTCGTTGCGGCGCTGGGGGTGACCCCATGA
- a CDS encoding DUF6691 family protein — translation MSADSTDRHPLFMPLVVLGGLIQGFGLAYSGMARPEVVLDFLQFDDFGLVFVMGGAAVVSGITFFAATRFLDRAPLTGDTYGRRVKSMDRNVAVGGVVFGVGWGVSGICPGAAYASVGIGNLPILWAIAGMFLGAYAQGYWRSRRASVSGEAVTTGD, via the coding sequence ATGAGCGCCGACTCGACCGACCGCCACCCGCTGTTCATGCCGCTCGTCGTCCTCGGGGGGCTGATCCAGGGGTTCGGCCTCGCGTACAGCGGCATGGCCCGGCCCGAGGTCGTCCTCGACTTCCTCCAGTTCGACGACTTCGGTCTCGTCTTCGTCATGGGCGGTGCGGCCGTCGTCTCGGGGATCACCTTCTTCGCCGCCACGCGCTTCCTCGACCGCGCGCCGCTGACCGGCGACACGTACGGCCGTCGGGTGAAGTCGATGGACCGCAACGTCGCCGTCGGCGGCGTCGTCTTCGGGGTCGGCTGGGGCGTCTCGGGGATCTGTCCGGGCGCGGCGTACGCCAGCGTCGGCATCGGCAACCTCCCCATCCTCTGGGCCATCGCGGGGATGTTCCTCGGCGCGTACGCCCAGGGCTACTGGCGCTCGCGGCGCGCGAGCGTCTCGGGCGAGGCAGTCACGACGGGCGACTGA
- a CDS encoding aminotransferase class I/II-fold pyridoxal phosphate-dependent enzyme, which produces MEIAPFALERWFAEYEHDADIMLAESGIRSLPADRFDTDPGDLGYVIPTNGDPALRETIAERYDRTADEVLCTCGTQEANFLAFLALVDEDSHAVCVTPTYQALHAVPRAVGSVTTVDLDPPHWRLDVDAVADAVEPNTRLIVLNNPNNPTGRYHSAETVRALYDLAADNDAYLLCDEVYRLLAEEPLPPVASMGPHGLSTTSLTKAYGLAGTRFGWLAGEETVVDDAWRWKDYTTISPSSFGQHVARQALGRREAAILRENRALVREHHAIVADWLADHGLSWHDPVGVNGFVEVPAAFADGEAFCRAVVEEASVVLAPGNTFGFPGYFRIGFGLPTAELREGLTRVGRVVENAR; this is translated from the coding sequence ATGGAGATCGCGCCCTTCGCCCTCGAACGCTGGTTCGCCGAGTACGAACACGACGCCGACATCATGCTCGCCGAGTCCGGCATCCGGTCGCTTCCCGCCGACCGGTTCGACACCGACCCCGGGGACCTCGGCTACGTCATCCCGACGAACGGCGACCCCGCGCTGCGCGAGACCATCGCCGAACGCTACGACCGCACGGCCGACGAGGTGCTCTGTACCTGTGGCACCCAGGAGGCCAACTTCCTCGCGTTCCTCGCGCTCGTGGACGAGGACTCCCACGCGGTCTGCGTCACGCCGACGTACCAGGCGCTCCACGCGGTCCCGCGCGCGGTCGGCTCCGTGACCACGGTCGACCTCGACCCGCCTCACTGGCGACTCGACGTCGACGCCGTCGCCGATGCCGTCGAACCGAACACCCGGCTGATCGTGCTCAACAACCCGAACAACCCGACGGGGCGGTACCACTCCGCGGAGACCGTCCGCGCGCTGTACGACCTCGCGGCCGACAACGACGCGTACCTCCTCTGTGACGAGGTGTACCGACTCTTGGCCGAGGAGCCGCTCCCGCCCGTCGCGTCGATGGGGCCACACGGCCTGTCGACGACGTCGCTCACGAAGGCGTACGGGCTCGCAGGCACCCGGTTCGGCTGGCTCGCGGGCGAGGAGACGGTGGTCGACGACGCCTGGCGGTGGAAGGATTACACGACCATCTCGCCGTCGTCGTTCGGCCAGCACGTCGCGCGGCAGGCGCTCGGCCGCCGCGAGGCGGCGATCCTCCGCGAGAACCGCGCGCTCGTCCGCGAGCACCACGCGATCGTCGCCGACTGGCTCGCCGACCACGGCCTGTCGTGGCACGACCCAGTCGGCGTCAACGGCTTCGTCGAGGTTCCAGCGGCGTTCGCGGACGGCGAGGCGTTCTGTCGAGCCGTCGTCGAGGAGGCGTCGGTCGTGCTCGCACCCGGGAACACCTTCGGTTTCCCCGGCTACTTCCGCATCGGTTTCGGCCTCCCCACGGCGGAACTCCGCGAGGGACTCACGCGCGTCGGACGGGTCGTCGAGAACGCGAGGTGA
- a CDS encoding translation initiation factor IF-5A, giving the protein MAKEQKQVRELQEGSYVMMEDSPCKINAYSTAKPGKHGSAKARIEGKGVFDSKKRSLSQPVDAKVWVPIIERKGGQVLSVSSGEMQVMDLDTYDTFTMRIPDGVSVSSDDEIEFLEYEGQRKIVRS; this is encoded by the coding sequence ATGGCGAAAGAGCAGAAGCAGGTCCGGGAACTCCAGGAAGGAAGCTACGTGATGATGGAGGATTCGCCCTGTAAGATCAACGCGTACTCGACCGCCAAGCCCGGCAAGCACGGGAGCGCCAAGGCACGAATCGAGGGCAAGGGCGTCTTCGACAGCAAGAAGCGATCGCTATCCCAGCCCGTCGACGCGAAGGTGTGGGTGCCGATCATCGAGCGCAAGGGCGGCCAGGTCCTCTCCGTCTCGAGCGGCGAGATGCAGGTGATGGACCTCGACACCTACGACACGTTCACGATGCGCATCCCCGACGGCGTCAGTGTCAGCTCCGACGACGAGATCGAGTTCCTCGAGTACGAGGGACAGCGGAAGATCGTCCGGTCCTAG
- a CDS encoding arginase family protein: protein MFPGATTARDDADYVVVGAPLDVSTTFQPGTRFGPDRVRTFARTYDDYDHRTGQRFTELGVADAGDVHAWDDAEEYLSFLSGELGDVVRDDAVPLLLGGEHTVSDACVRATDPDVFVCLDAHLDLRREYDGNEWSHACVTRHVLDVADEAVILGARTGSPEEWERAEADDVTVVPPEDVPAWVADFDGVDGAAYLSVDIDGADPSVAPGTGTMEPFGLSATTMRDVVRAVAPFAVGCDVVEVNDRDDGQAAALGGKLLREFVYEHAARDGATADD, encoded by the coding sequence ATGTTCCCCGGCGCAACCACGGCCCGGGACGACGCCGACTACGTCGTCGTCGGCGCGCCGCTCGACGTCTCGACGACGTTCCAGCCGGGGACGCGGTTCGGCCCCGACCGCGTGCGAACGTTCGCCCGGACGTACGACGACTACGACCACCGGACGGGCCAGCGCTTCACCGAGCTCGGGGTCGCCGACGCGGGCGACGTCCACGCGTGGGACGACGCCGAGGAGTATCTCTCTTTCCTCTCGGGGGAACTCGGCGACGTCGTCCGCGACGACGCCGTCCCGCTGTTGCTCGGCGGCGAACACACGGTGAGCGACGCCTGCGTGCGGGCGACCGACCCCGACGTCTTCGTCTGCCTCGACGCCCACCTCGACCTCCGACGCGAGTACGACGGCAACGAGTGGAGTCACGCCTGCGTCACGCGGCACGTCCTCGACGTGGCCGACGAGGCCGTGATCCTCGGCGCACGGACCGGCTCCCCCGAGGAGTGGGAGCGCGCCGAGGCCGACGACGTGACCGTCGTTCCGCCCGAGGACGTGCCCGCGTGGGTCGCCGACTTCGACGGCGTCGACGGCGCGGCGTACCTCAGCGTCGACATCGACGGCGCGGACCCGAGCGTCGCCCCCGGAACGGGAACGATGGAGCCGTTCGGGCTCTCCGCGACGACGATGCGCGACGTCGTGCGAGCGGTCGCCCCGTTCGCCGTCGGCTGCGACGTGGTCGAGGTGAACGACCGCGACGACGGCCAGGCCGCGGCGCTCGGCGGGAAGCTCCTCCGCGAGTTCGTCTACGAGCACGCCGCGCGCGACGGGGCGACCGCGGACGACTGA
- a CDS encoding Nif3-like dinuclear metal center hexameric protein, with product MELTELVARYDERLRTDAYADVDASANGLQVGPDAAREIEHVAVAVDAATATIDAAAEAGADVLVTHHGLSWGGIERVTGPTYDRIARLVEADLALYVSHLPLDGHPQLGNAAGLADFLGVTDREPFATIGGEPVGQRGTLSAPTSAPDLRARLDELPQGGTKTRLLSFGPPEVEEVAIVTGSGVDFLDEAVAAGVDTLVTGEGKQQAYHQAREAKCNVFLAGHYATETFGVQALEGLAADWGLETTYVEHPTGL from the coding sequence ATGGAACTCACCGAACTGGTCGCGCGGTACGACGAGCGGCTTCGGACCGACGCGTACGCCGACGTCGACGCCAGCGCCAACGGACTGCAGGTCGGCCCCGACGCGGCACGGGAGATCGAACACGTCGCGGTGGCGGTCGACGCGGCGACGGCGACGATCGACGCCGCGGCCGAGGCGGGTGCGGACGTGCTCGTCACTCACCACGGGCTCTCGTGGGGCGGGATCGAACGGGTGACCGGGCCGACGTACGACCGCATCGCCCGCCTCGTCGAGGCCGATCTCGCGCTGTACGTCTCGCACCTCCCGCTCGACGGCCACCCGCAGTTGGGCAACGCGGCCGGCCTCGCGGACTTCCTCGGCGTGACCGACCGCGAGCCGTTCGCGACGATCGGCGGTGAACCGGTCGGTCAGCGGGGAACTCTCTCGGCGCCGACGTCGGCGCCCGACCTGCGAGCGCGCCTCGACGAGTTGCCACAGGGGGGCACGAAAACCCGGTTGCTGTCGTTCGGGCCCCCGGAGGTCGAGGAGGTCGCTATCGTCACCGGGAGTGGCGTCGACTTCCTCGACGAGGCGGTCGCGGCCGGCGTCGACACGCTCGTCACCGGCGAGGGGAAACAGCAGGCGTACCACCAGGCGCGCGAGGCGAAGTGCAACGTCTTCCTCGCGGGCCACTACGCGACGGAGACGTTCGGCGTGCAGGCGCTGGAAGGGCTCGCCGCGGACTGGGGGCTAGAGACGACGTACGTCGAACACCCAACCGGGCTGTGA